In Mustela erminea isolate mMusErm1 chromosome 7, mMusErm1.Pri, whole genome shotgun sequence, the genomic stretch GCTCTAGGCTACCTGGAGCTATAGATGTGCTCTGGCTATGGGCCTTATATGGACAGGAAAGGGAGCTGACCAGCGCGGGGCACGATGTACCCATGGAGATGAGTACACTGTAGCCACCAGGCCTCTGCCACCCTGGGGCACTTACCGAAGACTCGCTGTCCCTAATGAGGAAGTCGCCCTCGACGCCCCGCTCGTTGAGGGCGCACTCGGCCTGGTGCCGTGTCACGTTCCCGTAGTACCACTCTCGGCCCGCGAAGCGCCCGCTGCACGCAGGGCCCGCGTAGCTTATCTGCGGCGCGTGCGAGGGATGTAGGGCAGGCCCGTCGCTTAGGACCACTACGTAGTTTTTGGGGACCAGGCCGACCTGCCCCCGGGCGTTTTTGCACTTCCACCACTCAGGGTCGTTCTCGGGCTTCTCAATCACCTCCATGGTCTCCCCCTTCTCAAAATTGAGCTCCTCCTCGGTGACCGAGCTGAAGGGGTACAGTGTCTGCACCACATGCAGGACCCGGGCGCCCTGGCCGTTGCTCATGGAGGCACCTTTCCGCAGGCTCAGGAAGCTGGGAGACTCGGCAGCCGCTTCATCCATCTCCTCTAGGACATAGTTAGAGGGAAACCAGCCAATCTGCCCATTGTAGCTGCCTCGCCACCAGCCATCGCTGCACTTCTCCATGACGGTGACGCGCGACCCCTTCACCAGGGACAGCTCGTCCTCCCGTTCCGCCACATAGGCGAACTTGACAAAGGCCGGGATGTTGAGGTCATAGATGCGGTCGGCGCCGCCCCCATTGGCAGGGTACTCGGCATCCGTGCTGGGCGTCGGGGATGCGTCCCGCGCGCTCGTCTTCCTCTTGGTCTTGCCGAGGCCtgcagagacacagcaagggctCAGTGGGCACGCACGGGGCATCCCTGGTGCTCAGACATGCCTTCCCCAACCCTCTGACACACTGGGGGGGGCAGGAGGTAGACAAAGCCACCGCGGGCACACCCTGCAGCCATAGCCAACAAAGGGAGGTGCAGCTGGAGTGCACCTTTGCAAAAGCTGGGGATTCCTAAGcctcccctctctcactcacttggGAAAGATTGTCAGAGTACTAGCAACGCAAAAAGATTACAAAAGAGCAGAGAGCTAGCTTCCTTTGGAAGTATGCTACTTTTTAGAAAATTCCTGTGACCCTCTTAGAGAAAAATAAGGTAGAGTTGCTTAGATAGGATGTCTTTGGCCTTCGTACACACTGGGAAGTTGGACTGATAAGCTCAGACCTGCTAAGTCTAGGACTGGTCAGAGCTGCTTGCCTAGCTCCCACCTCGCCAACCCAACGCCTGTGCCACTTCGGGGACACTTTGGGCCCTCTGAGAGCTGTCTGGCAGTGGACTGGCCCCACTGGGTGCAACCAataccctcctcctccttctctcgtCTTCCTGCAATTCTGTCCTTTCAAAACAAGAGACTCGTTTCCCATATGTTGGGATGAACCAATTAGGAAAAAATTAGTTCATCTGTTAAGCCTAAGGCAGAATTTCTCATGTGGTGATTCAAAATCCACTAGTGGATCATAAAACCAATTTAATGGGTTGTGACCGTCTtgttcgtgtgtgttgagttgtttgggttttcttcaaggaaataagaaaatctcAAAGTGTATCAAGCAGGGTCTGAAGCTTCAGATACATAAGGGAGTGAGTACTGAGTTGCATTGGGAAACTTACTTCCTCCTGTGCAAGGGGAAAACAGTGTGAAAAGCTCTAAGGTAAAAGTGTTTCAGCCCCGGTAGAACATAGAGAATTCTGGAACCTTCTTGAGAAGTGAGCCTAGGGGAGGAAGTTACATCGGCACTCAGAGCCACGGGGCCACTAGCCTCGCAGGGCAGGCAGACTCCCCAGCTTTGCCTGATAGACAGCTGCCCGCCCATCAGCTCCACAACACCTCCTAACTTGTCAAGTGGGGATTTTGATGGTATGGAAACTAACCATTTGCAGATACCCACCCCCACAAATGACACCAAAGCACTTTTATGGGTGGAGCTTGtacctctcattttcttcctttaaatggAGTAAAGACAGAATGATCCCTTGTTGAGCAGGCAGGAGTTCAAGAGGAACAGAATGTTGCCTTATGACCACTGTCTACTGTGGGGTGTTGAGCACCGCCTCCTAGACCAGCACCCCCACACCTCAAGGCTCAGCTGCCCCACATTTAGTGCCAGCAGTGGGGTCTGGCCACTATAAGGCCCTTGGATAGCACGCACGAGGTGACAGCCCAGCAACATGAAGGGATCATTCACAAGGCTTTCAGGCAGACATACCAATTTTTTAGTGAATGGCTTCagcagacttttctttctttctttctttcttttttttttaaatatacattttatttaaacatgtaGGAAATACGAACGTAAACCAGGTATGAAACCAAGTTATGATTTTAGACTTCCACTTACAAGTTAACTCACTTTACATGAAAACATGAACCTCTAAATCTTCAAATGAATCTTTCATGTGATTTCAAACCTATGTGAGATTCACTAGCTCCAGAATCTAGAAGGCAGACCACTCAAGAAAGTACGCTTCTGTCTAGAAGGCTCAGGCATCAGGGTATTCTGAGCCTCATCAAGGAGTTGGCATGCTAAGGCAGCAATGGCCAGGCAGAGGAAAATTTCTACTGGTAACAagactttaagaaataatatttacaaataactttttaaaaaaagatttatttgagagagagtgtgtgtgtgtgtgtgagggtagggacagatggagagaatcttcaagcagactccctgctgagcacagaacccagtgcggggctcgatctcatgaccctgagatcatgacctgagccgaaaccaagatgcttaatcagatgcttaatcggctgagccacctacgtgctcttacaaataacctttttttttttttttaagattttatttatttatttgacagagagatggcaagtaggcagagaggcaggcagagaaagtgggggggggagcaggctccctgctgagcagagagcccgataggggctcgatcccaggaccctgagatcatgacctgagctgaaggcagaggcttaatccactgagcacccaggtgcccccacagataACTTTCTAATAGACCTTTTCAAATTTGTGAGTAATGAAAGCTACTTGAGAAAACACCTACAGAAGAGCaggatttagaatatttattGGCACAGAAAGGTGTCAAGATCAGGAGAAAAGCCAGCATTAGACCTTAGATCTCATGATACATTGTTGAAGCCACCTTATGACCAACTTATGAGCTTGTGACTTTGCTGACTCTTCaagcaaaaaataattactttagcCACTGAGTTTTTACCAGGCACCTTCCTAGACTTTGGGGAGACCAAGAAAAACGAGACAGGCATGTTTCTTACCTGCATGGAGCTTAAATTTATCAAGACTGGAACATTCCGCATAGCAAGCACACCATGGAAAGTTAGACCTGTTTTACAGCTCTAATGTGATCCAGTCTTTGAGGCAACTCTCGAAGGGGAAGGGGGGTATGGAATGCGGCAAAGAAACCGAAAGCCCGGCCCACAGGAGACTCCAAGCAGGCCACTTATTAGCCGTGTGGTCTTGGGTAAGTTACTCAGtgtgtgtcttcattctcttacCCATAAACTGTGGACAATAGTGGCACCGTATTAGTGGGCTGGGGCTGCCATGACAGGGTACCCCACAGATCGTGGGGCTTAAACAGAAATCtatattctcacagttctgggggctagTGAGACCTCCCTTGTTAGCTGGCaggtggctgccttcttgctgtgtctttccaTGGGCTTCTCTTTGCTGCACGTCTGAGCCCTGATTTCCTCTTCTTACAGGACACCAGTGACATCAGACTTGGATCCACCCTAAAGACCTCGTTTTAACTCAGtgacctctttaaaggccctttACCAAGTCCGGTCACACACTGACATAACTGGTGGGTCAAGACGCAACATATCAATTCTAGGGGATATAATTCAGCCTCTAATAGGTAATAAATGCAGATTGTAATACAAGGCACATGAAGGACTCTGTGAATAACAATTACTACTCTGAGTGAGGGCCTTGCGTTTCTTTTTTCCCAAACAGGTATTTTACCGGGAGAGGGCCAAAGTCCTCTGAACAGTCTTGGCAACATGTTACCAACACCAGATGGCCACCAAAATAGAAAGCTCGCCTGGCGAGCTTTTGGCACCTGAGAAACATTATCGCTTGGGAGCAAGGTCACAGGCAGTTGCTGAGGCAGGGAAATTCAAGAGACAGATGTCTGGGAATAGGGAGGAAGCTGGCCTTCCCTACATCTACATGATCTGAACACTCAGATCAACAGCCCTGCGACAAAGTGAGCATCCCTCTAtttctacagatggggaaactgaggctgaggggATCAGGGAAATGGCCCAACACGTGCAGCCAGCGAAGTGGTGGGGACTCGTGCACCAACAAAATCCTACTGAACCCGTAAGACCATGTGCTGTAAGACCCTGTACCGCGAGAGCTATGGGAAATGTGTGAGGACTGCCGGCTGTCAGAAGTCTATCCTCACTTTCCAGATCAAGCCTCCAAACCCCATGATAAGTGGTTCCTCTGGTCCTCGGGAAAGGAAATGGCCCGTTGTCTCCAGGTGGAAGCAGGGCTGAGGTTCAGGGAATGAAGATGTGGGGTTAGAAACATATCCCGAGTAAACATGAGGCCAACGGGCCACCGCCATGGGGCAGCTCGGAGATCTCAAAGGCTCAGAGGGAAATCTGTGAATGCAGAGCAGGCAGTGTGGTTCACAGACGTCTCATAGACGGCTGTGCTGCTGTGCCCGCCAGCCCCAACTCAACCCCCCCCACAACCACATGGTGTCCAGGCCCCAAGCAATCTCTCTAATTTAAAGGCAAATCtgtgggacgcctaggtggctcagttggttggacgactgccttcggctcaggtcatgatcctggagtcccgggatcaagtcctgcatggggctcccggctccacggggagtctgcttctccctctgaccttctccgcgctcatgttctctctcactgtctctctctcaaaaaaataaataagatctttaaaaaaaataaaaaaaaataaaggcaaatctGTTAGGGATTTGGAGGCAGGGTGGGAATTCCACAGTCCCCCCCACCACTTTCTCTGTGGCTATTTTCCCCACACATCTTctgctctgtttcttctttcactGAAGTCATACCACCTACTTCTCCCAGTTCTAGCAAAAGCACCTTGAACCCATCAATGTGTGTTTTTGATTTTCTAACAAagacaatgtgatttttttctttctcctagaaTGTTACATATTTTCCTAGCAGGCGAGGCAAACCCTCACACTCTTTTGCAATGTCTCAGGCAATCTTTACCTACCGTTAAGTAAACAGTAACTAACCCCACAAGGCAGACCGGAAGTCCTCATTAACCAGTGTTTCTACTCATGCCCTCTCTGTGTGGTATTTTGCAAGAACACACTTTCCCACGGGGACTGCTCCTTTGGCCCAATCATGAATCCCTGGGATAGCCAGACTGCAGACAGGAAGAAGGACCCAAGAGCAGTACCCAGCCGCCCAAGGCcatacccctccccctccctcacccccttggGTATGGGACCTGGTACAGGTGGGATACCAGGCAGTTCAGGACTGAAGACAGGGGAcctgaagtgtgtgtgtgcggggggcgggggccgcggaTACTGGTGTACTTTGGCAAGATCTGACATGACTTCAAATGAtgggcttttctttctgttctcctgTTAATCATTAAATCCAACTGCATGGATTTTATTTGGTGCCTGAGTGTTTTGGAGGCTTTGCTGTGCTGTGTTCTGGTGAATCGTATTATGGGTGAGAATATCTAGAACGGGACCGTCAGATAACCGTGATGGCTGGCATGCTGTATTGGGTGATGTCAAGTAACATTTTTTCGCCAAGTAATGGCTTTCTCTACGGCTTGTTCAATAATGTATACACTGCAACACCTTTGCACAGAGGAAAGAACAAAGGAGGAATGGAAatcattgtggaaaaaaaaaaaaagaaagatgtttcaTGTGACCCGTGCTCAGGAGGGACTGGGATTTTAACTCCCCTATTAGAGATAAGGCTCTCAGAACAACTGgggtcccctccccccagtctcctcccccccacacccccggcAGCTCCAATGTTCTCCCTGCTCCACCAGGGGTCCTGGGCAGGAGGGTGCTGGACAACAGGCTCCACATATGGAGATGGGTAAAAGTCTTGGAGAATCTGAACGCTGTCCCAGGACTGCAGGCTGGACAGAAGTTAGCAGTCAGGCTGGAGAGAAGGGTGTGGACCCAGAAGCACACGGCTGCCTGGGATGGGGGGTTACAGCCGGGAAGGATGTGAACAAGCTCCTCAGCAGagcccctccccacagctggTTCCATGAGTTTTCTCTGCATCTAGTAACAGTAATAAAACTACGATTTGAAGGGGCAAACAGGTGAGTTGGTTCCAAACATAAACCACTTTTCAGCTTTCGTGATGATTTTCTTACACCAAGCGCTGGGTCTCTAATCCTGAGTTACATTTTCATTGATGATAATGAgaacattttaacttttcttgAATAAAATTACATACATTAAAGGTGGAGTTCTCATAAAAGCTTGAATATGTCATACATTATTAATGTTGCTGATTTTCAAGTCAAAATCGCTTAAATGCTCCTTTGAAGATAGATGTTCTAACAGATGACTTCAAAATATGCTCTAAGTGTCACCTGCCAGCTGGAGCTCTGGAGATTCAACAAAATGTCAAACAAATAGGATAGTTCAAAAGTATATTCAAGTCAATTCATTTAAACATTGGGCATCCAAGATTTAGGAGGTCTATGGTGAAGacattttactttcattatttattgGATCTGCAACATACACCAGATTTAACTAGAAAGCCTCCTTGTACCTaaaatgccatttacaataaAGTCACTATTTGTGGGCATTTCCCCCTTTAGGATTAGAGCCTATTACAAGAGTCGACTGAAAGTTACAAAGAGCTTTTATTATTAAATGCTAAGGAGATCTGCCAAGGTTTGATTAGGGTACAACATGGCCAAAGTAACTTTTCTTATAAGATCGGAATATATTTAatgtttggcttcttttttttttttttttttaaagattttatttatttatttgacagagaaatcacaagtaggcggagagtcaggcagagagagagagagaagcaggctcccgctgagcaaagagcccgatgcggggctcgatcccaggacactgagatcatgacctgagccgaaggcagcggcttaatccactgagccacccaggcgcccctaatgtttGGCTTCTAATAGCTTTTGGTGCTTTTATATGTGCATTTAATTTGCATCTGGTGTTTATGGCTACGTCGAAAGATTAGCTTGTACCAGTGCTGAaatttataatcaaaatatttgctataaaaaggggaaaaaacctcTCAAATTTACTAAACTTCCGATGTTTCAAGGAGTGACCCATTAAAATCAATGCAGTGGTCTTCTGTTGCAGTTTTCAACTGTTGAGTATCCTTTATCCCTTCCCTTATTCCATAAGACTCCTCTTCTTGTGGCTTCAGctgggccatctgcaccccaccAGGCCATCTGTGGGGGGACCCATGACCCAGATCTGCCACAGTTATGGGCGAGCACCAGCCCTAGCCACCTGGAGTTGCCCACGTTTATAGAAGTCTGAAAAATGAAAGGCTAAGCAGGGATGAGGcccagaatgagagaaagagcccCTGGGTCCTACCATACTTCCCAATGATGTGAGCCACTGGATTCCCTTTtgaaattttcctcttctttttgttctttttttttttttaccctgtctACTTTTGATTTGACTTTGTCACTTTAATAAAAAGTGCAGAAAAAACACAACCGCCCGTCCCTGCGCTTACTCCTCTCAGCCCACCTCCTTCAGTATGCCAAACTGTTGATTCCCACTTAGCAAAGTGCTATATTTCAGTGAGAATGTCAAAAAGAATACAGTCGTAGTTTGGGAGCACCCAGGTTTGGGTATGAGAGTGAGGGCAGGATGGCAGGGGTGTGGACCGCCGTTCCCACCATGTCACAGTTAACGGCTAGGCTGGTGTGCCTGCTTCTAAGGCCCAGAGTATCCTGGGTTGAAAATACTTACTGCAAGAGTCATCATGTGTGACATGGGGGTGGCCACAGACATCAGGCTTAACCAAACCACACCATCGAACCTCAATCTGATGGGGCCTAGGGTATTTGACTTAGGATGGTCCCAAGTGAATCACTGTGGCTGGTATCTTTAGGTATGGCTCGTCAGAGAAACCCCAAAGACAGCTCAAGACGGGGGGAGGCTGTTCAGCCCAGCTTACTTCAGACGAGGCCAAATCTAAGTCAAAGGAGACTCAAGCGTAAATTCCTCATTCAGCTGATTCAGTGAGCATCTGTTCCTTTTGTCACACAGGTCACACGGAGGCTCAAACATGTCGCCAACTGCTGACCACAAAGGAGTTCCAGAGAGGAGAGGCAGCATGGGGGCAGAGGAGACAGGCTGCAGAGGGCTGTGAGCCAGACGTGAAGGAGGCTGTGGGGCCACGCTACAGAGGCCCAGTGGGAGAGTGGGATGTAGGACGAGGCCAGAGGGCTGGGCCGTGCTGGGGCTAAGATGCGTACAGTGAAAGCTGGCAGAACTATGTCGGGCCAAGCAAAAATCTTGTCAACTTAAATCTCAGAATTCTGAGTGTCCCACTGGCAGAAAAAAATTCCACCTTCCCTTGAGACTCATTATTAAGAACCAGATAGACTGAAAGAAGTGGAAACAATAAGTTTCTAACCACTTGTGAGACAAAGGACTAAATGCATCCTTGGCACCTTTTGTATCTCTTTGGGCAAtagttttatttacaaaaaacccCAGCGTTATCGTCATTGCTGTTGGGTGCCACAGTTCCCATCCACGTGCCTAGTGCGGTTTGACAACAGGGGAGCACCCATCCTTCTGACAGCCAGGCTGGCCTAGAAACAAAGGAGGCTAGAGCAGAAAGCTGGCCAGGGAACTTTCCTCCTCTAGGGGTTTGAATCTAGCTTtcaaaaatgacaacaaaggttCTTCCCAAAAGTTTAGTCAGTCTGTATCTCCACGGCCAGACCGCAGACAATATGACCTTGGGAAAAACCATGGGCTTGTGGGCAGGACTCAAGGTCAGCGAGGAACAAGCTTCCTGTGGGCCTTTCCCCCACAGTAAGGCGACGGCTGATCCCAAACTCCTGGTCAGCACTAAGATCTGCAAACACTAAAATAAGGTCACATCACCCCCCACACGCCCCGTCATACTCACCCACCTCGATTTCAGTGCCCACCTCCCCGTGCTGTATTTATCTCCTTGAGAAAGACTGTGTTTCATCCCGTTGTGACCTCAGGGCGCGACAGCCAGTAAATGTTTGCTCAGTTAATAAGCTCTGCTTCCTATCTCACCACCAGGATTCCATAGGCACTGATCGGTCCTTCCGGACTGATCTCACCAATGACACACACCTATGTTGCCAGCAGTGTTAACACATTACTGAGAAGCAGACTTTATCACAATTAGCAAACCTCCAACCCACGAAGGGGTAGGAACATGGGTAGATGGAAGGGGATGGCCCTACCCGAGGCAAACCCCCACTCTGCGGGCAGGGGTTGTCAGCcgagggagggacagagtgacTATTGGCCACCCCTCTGCCCAGGTGGTCGCTCTTCCAATGGGCAGCCTTCCCAGGAGCTAGCTGAGAGACAGGTGCCGGAGCAGAGGGCCCACCATCACGTGGGGCTATGCATCTGGGACTCTGAGCTGGAATTCCCTTCTTTGGGCATCAGAAAGCCTGTTCATGTTTTAGCAGGCAGGCAAAGAACACAGTCGAACATTTaagcctggggaaaaaaatcttttatggtACAGGATTTTTCTATCTAATGTGAAAGCCGAATGGTAACACAGATGccaatgaaaagaatttttttttacattttcattataatttttaattaaaaatacatatttagtacCCCTCAACACCTACTCCCGACCCACGAGCACAAGCATTTCTGAATATGCAAAGGGGTGTACGAGACATGGCGCGGCTCAGCTAGACAGGCTGCCACGTTACCGAGCGTGTTAATCCACTGGCAGAAACTCAGCACGCACGCAAGTCTATAGGGCCGTACctgctaagtgaaatgaaatatGGTAAATACatgcaaatgagcaaagggacgGCACACTCGTGGGGGCagacacaggtggccaatggCTGGCAGAGACAACAAAGCCGAACTGCAGCCTGCGTTCCAAGCCTGGCTCTGCCACCCATGAGCCATGGACCTCAGTGATTCTCTACAGCTCTATCCCTCGGTATCTTCATCGGTAGTACGAGGATATCGGAGGCTCCTGTGGGCTGTTACGAAGGCCCAGTGACAGGGGAGCACACAAAGCGCAGTGTCTaagacacagcaagagaccaAGTGACAGCCATCACTGTGTTTATTGCTGTTGTTAAAACACCTAAGGTTTTTCCTCTGGTTGAAGGCAAAGGCAGGGGCAAGTGGAGAAGAACACAGGTGGTGTTTTCCCCGGAGCGGTGTGCACatgcctgttttcttctcaaaatgcTCCTGGGGGTCAGGCCCTCAACCTTACACCTGCTTTCCAGGTCATCACAAGAGGGAATGCACGATCGATGCAAAACGGGCCTTCGCGCAGGGCGACAAAGGAGCCCTGTTTTCCTAGCAGGGATGAGCAGAAAGGCTCATGAGTTCACCTGCTGCCCTGGACAGGGCAGACACCAGTTACTATGATGCTGGGCTGTCCCCACCCGTGCTCCAAGATGGGGCCTTTGAtgtccctgggctcctggccTCCAGGCCCTCCCTTATCTGTGTGTGGAGCTGCCTGGCTTTGCTGTGAATGAGCCTTGCGACCTTGAGCACATCACTCAGTTTGCCCGATTTTGTAGAAAAGCTTGGACCAGGTCATTTAGAGCCTCATTCTGGCATTTGAGGGTTCCACAGAGAGCCCAAATTCCACTTTTTAAACTTAACTATACacattagaataaaagaaaaaaaaaaaaaaaccatggaagaACTGCGAGGGGTTCAAATGGGTTCAAATGgccaccaacagcatttttcttaGCACTTAGGTTAAACATTGTGGATTCAGCTGGGTTAAATTAGCAGCCTGAGAACCATAACCATTTTACTACTAATATTCATGCTCTACTTATAAACACTCCAGTGTTCCACATCAGACCATCCACGGGACTGatccccaaaaaaccaaaaatacaaaatcaggCGAGACTCCCCTGCAAACAGCCGCCTCGGAACAGCCCGCTCTCGGGAAACACGATGGCTCCAGCCTTAAAAACGAAGAGCCGCCCTCCAGGTGGCTTCCCGGCTGCGAGAACCAATGGGCCAACTGGGGGTGTGCGGGGAGTCGGTGAGTTCGCAGCAGAGTGGAGGAGACATGAAGACACGGCAGCAGGCCGCCTGCAGCCCACCAGCTACACTCCAGCCTGGGGAGGGGATCAGGCAGGAGGCTGGCAGAACATTCCAGTGCAGGGGCGCAGCAGGAGGCGGCACCACAAGGAGGCACCCAGGTGGGCCCTGCAGGGATCCAGAGGCTCAGCATCAGGCAGCGCAGCACATGCGAGTAAACAAATACACTCTCCATACCCCATGCCTGCCCCAGGGGACAGACACAAAAATGTAACAGCGAGAAGGAGTGTTGGAGACATATGGAAAGGGTCTAAAAAAGAGAGGGTGCCATATGGGGAAATGCAGTTAGAAACATGGTAAGAGGATTTTACTTCAATTCCTAGGCATTTTTAGTTCACGTTTCTCTGTTCTAAAACTTGAAGCTCCCAACATGAGTAACTCTTTAGTCAAGAAAGGGTGTTCTCTATGTTCTTTAGAAAACCGAAGCAGAAAGTGCTAATTTTAGCAAGCGGCATACAAGACCTAGGTTTCTGGGAAATACTTAACCTGTGTTCTCATCCTTCCTCAGACAAGGGGTAGCGACCAGCCCAAGGGACAGAGCACAGTGCTTCTCGCACACCCACACGTGACTCCACGCCTGCTTCTCCTGGTCTCCTCAGGGTACGGACCCCTCCTCACTTCCCCTTACCTCTCCTGGCTTTTCTCTCATTAGCATTCTTTTTAACAATCTGTCACGTCTCTAATTATCCTCCCACTAATCTGTTGTgagttgttttacatttttggttCTAAATACTTGGACACTTAAGATATATAAAAACAAGTCCCAGTGTATTTTGGGTCGTTGGCACCACAATTGCCGTAGAAGCTTCCAGATTATGTGGGCAATACATTTGGCAGGTCAATTCTATTGGGAACGAGCTCCCAAGACAGAATCCTAAAGAATTCCAAAGTATGAGATGTGTAGGTATTCATGTTCATAACAACGGTAGATTATACAACAGACCAGAAAGTAAGCCCACATGCTAACTGGAACTCTGAGAACCTGCACTCCCTGTTTTGTTACTGCGAGAGAATGACAATTGGCTGGATGAGTCCAATGTtcaaaataggtgatggggactgaGGCGTGCCCCTGTcatatgagcactgggtgatggaggaaagtgctgaatcactgtattgtacacctgaaactaacagaacaccGTATGCTacctgagatttaaaaaaaaaaaaaaaaaaaaattaaaagaagttacCTTAGTCTTTCCACATGTTATGTACAAACTTTTCGTGGGAAATGGTTTGGCTTTGCACTTTCTTGAAACAAAGAACAGGTTCCTCA encodes the following:
- the NCK2 gene encoding cytoplasmic protein NCK2 — translated: MTEEVIVIAKWDYTAQQDQELDIKKNERLWLLDDSKTWWRVRNAANRTGYVPSNYVERKNSLKKGSLVKNLKDTLGLGKTKRKTSARDASPTPSTDAEYPANGGGADRIYDLNIPAFVKFAYVAEREDELSLVKGSRVTVMEKCSDGWWRGSYNGQIGWFPSNYVLEEMDEAAAESPSFLSLRKGASMSNGQGARVLHVVQTLYPFSSVTEEELNFEKGETMEVIEKPENDPEWWKCKNARGQVGLVPKNYVVVLSDGPALHPSHAPQISYAGPACSGRFAGREWYYGNVTRHQAECALNERGVEGDFLIRDSESSPSDFSVSLKASGKNKHFKVQLVDNVYCIGQRRFHTMDELVEHYKKAPIFTSEHGEKLYLVRALQ